A genomic stretch from Oleomonas cavernae includes:
- the eutC gene encoding ethanolamine ammonia-lyase subunit EutC produces the protein MSDDLPTAIIPATPSLEYLRRFTAARVALGRAGAGLPTKAHLQFTLDHARARDAVWSAVDMAALEAAVRDRGLAAARVRSRAGDRATYVRRPDLGRELAPDDLAGLRALGTAKIAVIIADGLSAAAVEANALAVIDALRSSLAIDAVVLAEQGRVAIGDPIGSALGADLVIVLIGERPGLSAADSLGCYITYKPRPGTPDSRRNCVSNIRRGGLEIADAAYKIAWLAREALQRELTGIELKEESGAALEAETRALLIDEP, from the coding sequence GTGAGCGACGACCTGCCGACCGCGATCATCCCGGCCACGCCCTCGCTCGAATACCTGCGCCGCTTCACCGCCGCCCGGGTGGCCCTGGGCCGCGCCGGCGCCGGCCTGCCGACCAAGGCGCACCTGCAATTCACCCTGGACCATGCCCGCGCCCGCGACGCCGTCTGGTCGGCGGTCGACATGGCCGCCCTGGAAGCCGCCGTGCGCGACCGCGGCCTGGCAGCGGCCCGGGTGCGCAGCCGGGCCGGCGACCGGGCCACCTATGTCCGCCGGCCGGACCTGGGGCGGGAACTGGCCCCCGACGACCTTGCCGGGCTGCGAGCCCTGGGCACCGCCAAAATCGCCGTCATCATCGCCGACGGCCTGTCGGCCGCCGCGGTCGAGGCCAATGCCCTGGCCGTGATCGATGCCCTGCGGTCAAGCCTCGCGATCGATGCAGTGGTCCTGGCCGAACAGGGCCGCGTCGCCATCGGCGATCCCATCGGCAGCGCCTTAGGTGCCGACCTGGTGATCGTGCTGATCGGCGAACGGCCGGGCCTTTCGGCGGCCGACTCCTTGGGCTGCTACATCACCTACAAGCCCCGGCCGGGCACCCCGGATTCAAGGCGCAACTGCGTCTCGAACATCCGCCGCGGCGGCCTCGAGATCGCCGATGCCGCCTACAAGATCGCCTGGCTCGCCCGCGAGGCGTTACAGCGGGAATTAACGGGCATCGAGCTGAAGGAAGAGTCGGGCGCAGCCCTCGAGGCGGAAACCCGCGCCTTGCTCATCGACGAGCCCTGA
- a CDS encoding 3-hydroxybutyrate dehydrogenase — MLKGRSAIVTGSTSGIGLGIARGLAAAGVNIVINGFGKPEDIEAERAKLETEFGVTAIYSPADMTKPADIAGMVTEAEAKLGSVDILVNNAGIQLVKPIDEFPIEKFDQIIAINMVSNFHAIRAALPGMKKRNFGRIINIASAHGLVASPFKSAYVAAKHGVVGMTKTVALEVAETGITCNAICPGFVRTPLVEAQIDDQAKANNMPKENVIRDIILASQPNKRFVEVEEIAALAVFLSGDLAQSITGTSISIDGGWTAR, encoded by the coding sequence ATGCTCAAAGGGCGTAGTGCGATCGTTACCGGTTCGACCAGCGGCATTGGCCTAGGGATTGCCCGGGGCCTGGCGGCCGCCGGGGTGAACATCGTCATCAACGGCTTCGGCAAGCCGGAAGACATCGAGGCGGAGCGGGCAAAGCTCGAGACGGAATTCGGCGTCACCGCGATCTATTCCCCCGCCGACATGACCAAGCCCGCCGATATCGCCGGCATGGTGACGGAAGCCGAGGCCAAGCTGGGCTCGGTCGACATCCTGGTGAACAATGCGGGCATTCAACTCGTCAAGCCGATCGACGAATTCCCGATCGAGAAGTTCGACCAGATCATCGCCATCAACATGGTCAGCAATTTCCATGCGATCCGCGCCGCCCTGCCGGGCATGAAGAAGCGCAACTTCGGGCGTATCATCAACATCGCCTCGGCCCACGGCCTGGTGGCCTCGCCCTTCAAGTCGGCCTATGTCGCGGCCAAGCACGGCGTCGTCGGCATGACCAAGACCGTGGCCCTGGAAGTGGCCGAGACCGGCATCACCTGCAACGCGATCTGCCCCGGCTTCGTCCGCACGCCCCTGGTCGAGGCGCAGATCGACGATCAGGCCAAGGCCAACAACATGCCCAAGGAGAATGTCATCCGCGACATCATCCTGGCCTCGCAGCCCAACAAGCGCTTCGTCGAAGTCGAGGAAATCGCCGCCCTGGCGGTGTTCCTGTCGGGCGACCTCGCCCAGTCGATCACCGGCACCTCGATCTCGATCGACGGCGGCTGGACCGCGCGGTAG